The Desulforegula conservatrix Mb1Pa genome contains the following window.
TTGCAATTGGCTGTTCAGGGGAAGTTGGTGGAGCAGAATCCTGATGATGAACCGGCGAGTGAGTTGTTGAAGCGTATTGAGGCGGAAAAGACGGAGCTTGTTCGCAAAAAGATAATAAAACCACAGAAACCATTGCCTGAAATTCGGAAAGAAGAGAAACCCTTTGCGACTCCTGATAATTGGAGCTGGTGTCATTTAGGAGACATTTGTACAGGAATAACAGATGGTGTTCACAAAACACCCAAGTATCAGAAAAACGGGATTCCATTTTTATCTATAAAAAATATTTCAAGTGGATACTTAGACTTTGAAAACTGCAAATTCATCTCTCTTTCTGAGCATCAAGAGATAAATAAAAGATGTAACCCTGAAAAAGGGGATATTTTGTTCTGTAGGATTGGGACATTAGGTAAGAGTATTGTAATAAAAACAGAAGATCCTTTTAGTATTTTCGTAAGTTTAGGACTTCTAAAATTTCCTCAAAAGGAAATATTTCCTTTATATTTAGAGTACACTCTAAATACTCAAATGATGTATCAACAATTTGATAAGGTTAAAGCTGGAGGAAGTCATACAAACAAACTTAATTTATTTAGTATGCCAGGTCTAATTCTCCCACTCCCACCCCTCGAAGAACAAAAACGAATCGTTGCCAAAGTGGATCAGCTCATGGCGCTCTGCGATCAGCTGGAAGCGCAGCAGCAGAAACGGTCAGATCTGGTTAAACAAACCCGCATTTCAGCCCTTGAAGCCTTGGCCAATGCTCAGAGGGGCGAAGAGTTGCAGGTCGCCTGGAAACGGGTGGAAAAGAATCTGCCCACGCTCTTTGAAAGCCCTGAGGATGTTGAGGATTTGAAAAAGTGCATCCTTCAGAATGCGGTGATGGGAAAACTCGTTCCTCAGAATCCCGATGACGAACCCGCCAGTGAGCTGTTGAAAAAGATCGCCAAAGAAAAAGCGGAGCTGATTAAAAAGGGGGAGATTAAAAGACAGAACCCGTTGCCTGAGATTCGGGATGATGAGAAGCCTTTTGAGGTTCCTACGGGGTGGGAGTGGTGTCGATTGAATGATTTAGGTTATGTGATAGGTGGTGGTACACCAAGCAAATCTAATCAATCGTTTTGGTCTGGTTCAATTCCTTGGATAAGTCCTAAAGATATGAAAGTTGATTATATTTATGATGCTCAAGATCACATATCTAATGATGCTATTTCAAATAGTTCCGTAAAATTAATTCCTCCAAATTCAGTGTTAATGGTTCTTAGAGGCATGATCCTCGCGCACTCTTTTCCTTTAGCAATTACTGAAAGGGTCGTTACAATAAATCAGGATATGAAGGCACTGCGTCTTTATTTACCTGAAATGTCAAAATTTTCTTTGGTGCTGCTCAAAGGATGTAAATCGCGATATTTAAAAATAGTGGAAAGATCAAGTCATGGAACCTGCCGACTTGATACAGATAAACTTTTTTCGTCAACTATTGCACTTCCGCCTCTTGAAGAACAAAAACGTATAGTCAAAAAAACACAATCCCTTTTATCCCTCTGCGACACCCTCCAGAAACAACTGGCAAAATCCCGCAAAGTGGCGGAGCAATTAGCCCAATCCGTAGTTGTGAGCATTACCGGAATATCCCCAGAGAAACAGCCAGAGAAAAAGCTCAATGACTGGATAGAAGAGCCTGAGAAAGCCGAAATCAGGATTGTGGAGGCTCAGGTGAATCAGAAGTGAGAATCAACAGTCTGTACATAAAAGAGTTCCGCAACCTCAAGTATTTCAGAATCGATTTCGTGTCAGAAGGAACACCTGCAATAAGGGTGAACGGAAAGAAAAATTATGCCACGGAGCCACCTTCCTGGGTAGGAGGATCTACACTTTGACAAACGACCGCAAACAGAAATTAATCGAATTGGGAGCAGAGAGCCTTGCGGATGCTTTGCTGGAACTTGCCGAGCAGTATGATGCAGCAGATGATCTGCTTGAACGTATGCTTGCAACTCCCACTGAAAATATAGAGCGATTTAAGAAAAAGATATCAGCTTTAAAACGGTCAAAACGCTTCATTAGCTGGGGTGGGGCTTCCGTATTTGCATGTGAACTAAAGGCATTGCTCCAGAATTTGAAGGCCGGTGTTACTGAGCCGCTTACCGGAGTCCAGCTTGTTGCAGCTTTTTTTGAAACTGACAAAGGAACGCTTGGAAACTGTGACGACTCCAGCGGAAATGTCGGAGACGTATTCCGGTATGATGCTAAAGAATTGTTTGTGGAATACGCCTCCTGCTGCTCTGACAAAGAAAAAGTCGCAAATATCATACTTAAGCTAAACCTGAAGGATGATTATGGCGTTCGGGATACCCTTATTGATTGTGCCAGCGAGTGCCTGCCCGAACCTGTTATACGATCCATGATCAAAGAACTTCAGTCGTTGGCGGATAAAGAAGAGGATAAATACAAAAAACGACACCATTTGATGCTCATAGAATCACTGGCCCGCCAGATCAAGGATGCCAAACTTTTTGAACAAACCAGGATTGCCTCATGGGGAGAGCTGTCAACGGCTGCTTTCATCGATATTGC
Protein-coding sequences here:
- a CDS encoding DUF6880 family protein; translation: MTNDRKQKLIELGAESLADALLELAEQYDAADDLLERMLATPTENIERFKKKISALKRSKRFISWGGASVFACELKALLQNLKAGVTEPLTGVQLVAAFFETDKGTLGNCDDSSGNVGDVFRYDAKELFVEYASCCSDKEKVANIILKLNLKDDYGVRDTLIDCASECLPEPVIRSMIKELQSLADKEEDKYKKRHHLMLIESLARQIKDAKLFEQTRIASWGELSTAAFIDIARVYLESGDVQTAYLWLSKIPEGETYKDYERDKLLLEIYKKLGDNEKLTELLYRKFRSYHSMETLQDLLDVIGKDKLDEVLSKEVSHILAFPSLRASDASFLISVAKIDEAEKYILERADQLNGDLYLSLLPLAGSMESEGRNLAASLIYRSLLNSILERGHAKAYQHGIDYLETLDKLAVQIGLWGDFGDHEAFKARIYQAHGRKRSFWSKYKGQK
- a CDS encoding PDDEXK nuclease domain-containing protein, translating into MTNDLVKKEKPACSRLIDEIRGLIEEGRSKVSVAVNKTLTMLYWQIGKRINEEILKGERAAYGEQIVATLSEQLTNEYGKGFSRPALSRMCLFNTNFPDPSICATLSDKLSWSHFIELIPLKDKLQRDFYAEMCRIDGWSVRILRDRIDSMLYERTALSRKPDELIVHELEKLRDENRLSPNLIFKDPYFLDFLGVKDRYYEKDIEDAILREMEQFLLELGSGFAFMARQKRIQIDNEDYYIDLLFYHRDLNRLIVIDLKLGDFKAQDKGQMELYLRWLSKHERRAGEEAPLGIILCAGKKQELVELLELDQSGIHVAEYLTVLPEKELMQKKLHEAIANAPGGVQRLREMILQLAVQGKLVEQNPDDEPASELLKRIEAEKTELVRKKIIKPQKPLPEIRKEEKPFATPDNWSWCHLGDICTGITDGVHKTPKYQKNGIPFLSIKNISSGYLDFENCKFISLSEHQEINKRCNPEKGDILFCRIGTLGKSIVIKTEDPFSIFVSLGLLKFPQKEIFPLYLEYTLNTQMMYQQFDKVKAGGSHTNKLNLFSMPGLILPLPPLEEQKRIVAKVDQLMALCDQLEAQQQKRSDLVKQTRISALEALANAQRGEELQVAWKRVEKNLPTLFESPEDVEDLKKCILQNAVMGKLVPQNPDDEPASELLKKIAKEKAELIKKGEIKRQNPLPEIRDDEKPFEVPTGWEWCRLNDLGYVIGGGTPSKSNQSFWSGSIPWISPKDMKVDYIYDAQDHISNDAISNSSVKLIPPNSVLMVLRGMILAHSFPLAITERVVTINQDMKALRLYLPEMSKFSLVLLKGCKSRYLKIVERSSHGTCRLDTDKLFSSTIALPPLEEQKRIVKKTQSLLSLCDTLQKQLAKSRKVAEQLAQSVVVSITGISPEKQPEKKLNDWIEEPEKAEIRIVEAQVNQK